A stretch of the Gemmatimonadaceae bacterium genome encodes the following:
- a CDS encoding sodium:solute symporter family protein — protein sequence MAAVLDAAGRVVLILPGSRGSDRHTRLSGSIHMHFTRLDWTIIAVSIVVSFLPALFFYKRAGSSTAEFFTSGRAAPWWLVGVSMVATTFSTDTPNLVTNMVRQNGVADNWLWWAFLLTGMMTVFFFARMWRRSRVLTDLEFYELRYSGRAATFVRGFRAVYLGLFFNCVIMATVNLAAVKIASIVLGWPPWQTLSIAAVITIFFASVSGLWGVLVTDSIQFTITMTGTFAVAYFAVKQPQIGGLSGLIHKIDPKTLNLLPDFGNWPVALSVLIIPVTVQWWSVWYPGAEPGGGSYIAQRMLASRTEKDALTGTLLFNVMHYALRPWPWIIVALASTIIYPDLASIQHTFPALDPKLLGDDIAYPAMLRFLPAGFLGLMVAGMLAAYRSTIETHLNWGTSYLVHDFYRRFIKRDQSEKHYVFVGRLVTAGLMVCAALLTFELDTAKQAFDLILSVGAGTGLIYLLRWFWWRINAWSEVSAMASSFLVALGFFAAGKMGHPVPADVSLVITVATTTVVWVAVTFLTEPHDHATLLNFYRLVRPAGPGWKHIRDESGLGASPDSLPQAMLGWMLGCLFVYSALFGTGSVLYGRRPQAIMWIVLFVISGLGLWRLVPRLWSGAGSEAAEGS from the coding sequence GTGGCGGCGGTGCTGGACGCCGCCGGGCGGGTGGTGTTGATTCTCCCCGGTTCGCGCGGATCCGATCGTCACACCCGCCTCTCCGGTTCCATCCACATGCACTTCACGCGACTCGACTGGACCATCATCGCGGTATCGATCGTGGTGTCGTTCCTACCGGCCCTGTTCTTCTACAAACGCGCGGGGTCGAGCACCGCCGAGTTCTTCACGTCGGGGCGGGCGGCGCCATGGTGGCTGGTGGGCGTGTCGATGGTGGCCACGACGTTCAGCACCGACACCCCGAACCTCGTGACCAACATGGTCCGCCAGAACGGTGTGGCGGACAACTGGTTGTGGTGGGCGTTTCTGCTCACCGGCATGATGACGGTGTTCTTCTTTGCGCGCATGTGGCGGCGGTCGCGCGTGCTGACCGATCTCGAGTTCTACGAGTTGCGCTATTCGGGCAGGGCGGCGACGTTCGTGCGCGGGTTCCGGGCCGTGTACCTGGGACTGTTCTTCAACTGCGTGATCATGGCCACGGTGAATCTGGCGGCGGTGAAGATCGCCAGCATCGTGCTTGGCTGGCCGCCCTGGCAGACGCTGTCCATCGCCGCCGTGATCACCATTTTCTTCGCGTCGGTGTCCGGACTGTGGGGCGTGCTGGTGACCGACTCCATCCAATTCACGATCACGATGACGGGCACGTTCGCCGTGGCGTATTTCGCGGTCAAGCAGCCGCAGATCGGCGGCCTGTCCGGCCTGATCCACAAGATCGATCCGAAAACGCTCAATTTGCTCCCCGACTTCGGCAACTGGCCGGTGGCGCTTTCGGTGCTGATCATCCCGGTGACCGTCCAGTGGTGGTCTGTGTGGTATCCCGGCGCCGAGCCTGGGGGCGGCAGTTACATCGCCCAGCGCATGCTGGCGTCGCGCACCGAGAAGGACGCGCTCACCGGCACGCTGCTGTTCAACGTGATGCACTACGCGCTGCGCCCGTGGCCGTGGATCATCGTCGCGCTGGCGAGCACGATCATCTACCCGGATCTGGCGTCCATCCAGCACACCTTTCCGGCGCTCGATCCCAAGCTGCTGGGCGACGACATCGCGTATCCCGCCATGCTGCGCTTCCTGCCGGCGGGATTCCTCGGACTGATGGTGGCGGGCATGCTGGCCGCGTACCGATCGACCATCGAGACGCATCTCAATTGGGGGACGTCGTACCTGGTGCACGATTTCTACCGGCGGTTCATCAAACGCGACCAGTCGGAGAAGCACTACGTGTTCGTGGGGCGGCTGGTCACGGCGGGGCTCATGGTCTGCGCCGCGTTGCTGACGTTTGAACTGGACACGGCCAAGCAGGCGTTCGACCTGATTCTCTCGGTGGGGGCCGGCACCGGATTGATCTACCTACTGCGCTGGTTCTGGTGGCGCATCAACGCGTGGAGCGAGGTGTCAGCGATGGCCAGCTCGTTCCTCGTTGCGCTCGGCTTTTTCGCGGCCGGCAAGATGGGGCACCCGGTGCCGGCGGACGTCTCGCTCGTGATCACGGTGGCCACGACCACCGTGGTGTGGGTGGCCGTGACGTTTCTCACGGAGCCGCACGACCACGCCACGCTGCTCAACTTCTACAGACTGGTGCGGCCCGCAGGCCCTGGGTGGAAGCACATCCGCGACGAGTCGGGTCTGGGCGCGTCGCCCGACAGTTTGCCGCAGGCGATGCTGGGCTGGATGCTCGGCTGTCTATTCGTGTACTCGGCGCTGTTCGGCACGGGCAGCGTTCTCTATGGGCGGCGGCCGCAGGCGATCATGTGGATCGTGCTGTTCGTGATCAGTGGGCTCGGGCTGTGGCGGTTGGTGCCGCGTCTGTGGTCGGGCGCGGGATCGGAGGCGGCCGAAGGCTCATGA
- a CDS encoding sugar phosphate nucleotidyltransferase: protein MTDPRPAVAKAVVLARGLGTRMRAEDGTALLDDAQRAAAARGMKAMIPVGRPFLDYALSALADAGCTEVCLVIGPEHTDVRDYYMRQAPAKRVRVSFAVQAEPRGTADALLAAEGFAGSDRVLMVNSDNYYPAPALAALRALPGAGLLGFERAALIRESNIEAERVLKYALIVVRADGTLVRIVEKPDADMARALGADALVSMNAWVFTPAIYEACRRTVPSARGELELQDAVRIAIEELGERFTVVRVAAGVLDLSSRADIAAVRERLAGVDPRP, encoded by the coding sequence ATGACCGATCCTCGGCCCGCGGTGGCCAAGGCCGTCGTGCTGGCGCGGGGGCTGGGCACGCGGATGCGAGCCGAGGACGGAACGGCGCTGCTCGACGACGCGCAGCGGGCGGCCGCGGCGCGCGGGATGAAGGCGATGATTCCCGTGGGCCGCCCGTTCCTGGACTACGCGCTGAGCGCGTTGGCCGATGCCGGGTGCACGGAGGTCTGCCTCGTGATCGGCCCCGAACACACGGACGTCCGTGACTATTACATGCGCCAGGCACCGGCGAAGCGGGTGCGGGTGTCGTTCGCGGTGCAGGCCGAGCCGCGGGGCACGGCCGACGCGCTATTGGCGGCCGAAGGGTTCGCGGGCAGTGACCGGGTGTTGATGGTGAATTCCGACAACTACTATCCGGCGCCCGCGCTGGCGGCGCTGCGCGCCCTGCCCGGCGCCGGGCTGCTCGGCTTCGAGCGCGCCGCGCTCATCCGGGAGAGCAACATCGAGGCCGAGCGGGTGCTCAAGTACGCGCTGATCGTCGTGCGCGCCGACGGAACGCTGGTCCGGATCGTCGAGAAACCGGACGCCGACATGGCGCGCGCCCTGGGCGCCGACGCGCTGGTGAGCATGAACGCTTGGGTGTTCACGCCGGCGATCTACGAGGCGTGCCGGCGCACCGTGCCGTCGGCACGAGGTGAGCTGGAACTCCAGGATGCCGTGCGGATCGCGATCGAGGAACTTGGCGAGCGGTTCACCGTGGTTCGCGTGGCCGCGGGCGTGCTCGATCTGTCGAGCCGGGCCGACATCGCGGCGGTCCGTGAACGCCTGGCCGGCGTGGACCCTCGCCCATGA
- a CDS encoding galactokinase family protein, with protein sequence MRWDYINSLINAGMAPPAAEAKAPLFAAAGAALGSGARAAGDPVALFVPGRMEVLGKHTDYAGGRSLLCAVERGLCMLVSPRPDDMIRVVDARSGGQASFAFSPDLDPTVGHWSNYPMTVARRLARNFPEFRAGADIAFASDLPVAAGVSSSSALVVGVYLALDAANEFERSEAYRREITGRETLAAYLGCLENGESFGTLAGDRGVGVFGGSEDQTAILCCRPGKLSRYSFCPVRAEGEVAVPPGYTFVIADSGIVAEKAGAARDAYNRASVATRVIVRLWNAATGRDDATLAAALASGSDAADRIRAVLGSAAHAEYPAHVLVQRFDQFAEESGRIIPAAHAALAGGDLAGFGALVDASQVNVERWLHNQIPETIALQRQARELGAAAASAFGAGFGGSVWALVEDRGAEEFARRWLTRYRELFPAASSGAQTFVTGAGPAAVRLANLHS encoded by the coding sequence ATGAGGTGGGACTATATTAATAGTTTAATAAACGCCGGAATGGCGCCGCCGGCCGCCGAAGCCAAAGCGCCGTTGTTCGCGGCGGCCGGCGCGGCGCTCGGATCGGGGGCGCGGGCAGCGGGGGACCCTGTCGCCCTGTTCGTGCCGGGCCGGATGGAGGTGCTGGGCAAGCACACGGACTACGCCGGCGGCCGGAGTCTGCTGTGCGCCGTGGAGCGTGGCCTCTGCATGCTGGTGTCGCCGCGGCCCGACGACATGATCCGGGTGGTGGACGCCCGCTCCGGCGGACAGGCGTCGTTCGCCTTCTCGCCCGACCTCGACCCAACGGTCGGCCACTGGTCCAACTACCCGATGACCGTGGCCCGGCGGCTGGCGCGCAACTTCCCGGAGTTTCGCGCCGGTGCCGACATCGCGTTCGCCAGCGACCTGCCGGTGGCGGCAGGAGTGAGTAGCTCGAGCGCGCTGGTCGTGGGCGTCTATCTGGCTCTCGACGCGGCGAACGAGTTCGAGCGCAGTGAGGCGTACCGGCGGGAGATCACCGGCCGCGAAACGCTGGCGGCGTACTTGGGGTGCCTGGAGAACGGCGAGAGCTTCGGCACGCTTGCCGGCGACCGCGGCGTGGGAGTGTTCGGGGGAAGCGAAGACCAGACGGCGATCCTCTGTTGCCGCCCGGGCAAGCTCAGCCGGTATTCGTTCTGTCCCGTGCGTGCCGAGGGCGAGGTGGCGGTGCCGCCCGGATATACATTCGTGATCGCCGACAGCGGCATCGTGGCCGAGAAGGCGGGCGCGGCCCGCGACGCGTACAACCGCGCATCGGTGGCGACGCGCGTGATCGTTCGGTTGTGGAACGCGGCGACCGGACGCGACGACGCGACGTTGGCCGCCGCGCTGGCAAGCGGGAGCGACGCGGCCGACCGCATCCGCGCCGTTCTGGGAAGCGCTGCGCACGCCGAATATCCGGCGCACGTGCTGGTGCAGCGGTTCGATCAGTTCGCCGAGGAGAGCGGGCGCATCATTCCGGCGGCGCACGCCGCGTTGGCGGGGGGCGATCTGGCCGGGTTCGGCGCGCTGGTGGACGCGTCGCAGGTCAATGTGGAACGCTGGCTACACAACCAGATCCCCGAGACGATTGCACTGCAGCGCCAAGCGCGAGAGTTGGGCGCCGCGGCCGCGTCGGCGTTCGGCGCGGGCTTCGGCGGGAGCGTCTGGGCGCTGGTAGAGGATCGCGGAGCAGAGGAATTCGCACGCCGGTGGTTGACGCGATATCGTGAATTATTTCCCGCAGCAAGCTCGGGCGCGCAGACGTTCGTGACGGGCGCCGGACCGGCGGCGGTGCGGTTGGCCAATCTCCATTCGTGA
- a CDS encoding MGMT family protein has protein sequence MKAGTAPPAGGTYARIYAVTRKIPRGRVATYGQVARLAGLAGHARQVGFAMAALRAGVRVPWHRVINAEGRVSLRRDGPGAGIRQRQLLEREGVVFNAAGRVSLVRYQWQPRVRPR, from the coding sequence GTGAAGGCCGGAACCGCTCCGCCCGCGGGCGGCACGTACGCGCGCATCTACGCGGTCACGCGGAAGATTCCGCGCGGCCGCGTGGCGACCTACGGACAGGTGGCGCGGCTGGCCGGCCTCGCCGGTCACGCGCGGCAGGTGGGCTTCGCGATGGCGGCGCTCCGGGCCGGCGTCCGCGTGCCGTGGCACCGCGTGATCAACGCCGAGGGGCGCGTGAGCCTGCGGCGCGACGGGCCCGGCGCCGGCATCCGGCAGCGGCAGCTCCTCGAGCGTGAAGGCGTGGTGTTCAACGCGGCGGGCCGGGTGTCGCTCGTCCGCTATCAATGGCAGCCTCGCGTCCGCCCGCGGTGA
- a CDS encoding DinB family protein has protein sequence MMDYFKRLYTHAQWADARTLHSIVDSEHLPARALELFAHVLGAEHVWLSRVRGTAPHVTVSPTLSVAECDALMHENHDGYTSLLDQLAPGDLQRAVTYRNSAGHEFTSTLQDILTQVAMHGSYHRGQVAALVRAAGDTPQPTDFIAFARGAPAPPRQGP, from the coding sequence ATGATGGACTATTTCAAGCGGCTGTACACGCACGCGCAGTGGGCGGACGCGCGCACCCTGCACTCGATCGTCGACAGTGAGCATCTGCCAGCGCGCGCTCTGGAGTTGTTCGCGCACGTGTTGGGCGCCGAGCACGTATGGTTGAGCCGCGTGCGCGGCACCGCACCGCACGTCACCGTGTCGCCCACACTTTCGGTGGCCGAGTGCGATGCCCTGATGCACGAGAACCACGACGGCTATACCTCCCTGCTCGACCAGTTGGCTCCCGGTGACCTCCAACGGGCGGTCACCTACCGCAATTCGGCGGGCCACGAATTCACGTCCACGCTACAGGACATTCTCACCCAGGTCGCGATGCACGGGTCGTACCACCGCGGACAGGTGGCGGCGCTCGTGCGCGCGGCCGGGGACACGCCACAGCCCACCGACTTCATCGCGTTCGCGCGCGGCGCGCCAGCGCCACCCCGCCAAGGACCATAG
- a CDS encoding phenylalanine 4-monooxygenase, producing MLDVTPNPRTDESQFIEQRWHDYTAEQHDVWRVLYERRMGDLRAHGSAVYLRGAERIGLCPDCVPDLAVVNQKLAPLTGWQAVPVSGFLPAPEFFRCLAARRFPTTVSLRPREQLDYLPEPDIFHDVFGHVPLHASPAFADYLQQFGQIACRAEREEQIQGMARLFWFTVEFGLVKEDGQVKAYGSGLISSHADCANALGPNCERRPFSVEAVMGQPVEIDHVQDVLFVIDTFGLLFHAAQEAADVLGIPNAV from the coding sequence ATGCTGGACGTCACCCCGAACCCGCGAACCGACGAATCGCAGTTCATCGAGCAGCGTTGGCACGACTACACGGCCGAACAGCACGACGTGTGGCGCGTGCTGTACGAGCGGCGCATGGGAGACCTACGCGCGCACGGCAGCGCCGTCTACCTGCGGGGTGCGGAGCGCATCGGGCTCTGTCCGGATTGCGTGCCGGATCTGGCCGTGGTGAACCAGAAGCTGGCACCGCTCACGGGCTGGCAGGCAGTGCCGGTAAGCGGATTCCTGCCGGCGCCCGAGTTCTTCCGGTGTCTGGCGGCGCGCCGCTTTCCGACCACGGTGAGCCTGCGGCCCCGCGAACAGCTCGACTACCTGCCCGAGCCCGACATCTTTCACGACGTGTTCGGCCACGTCCCGCTGCACGCCAGCCCGGCGTTCGCCGACTACCTGCAGCAATTCGGGCAGATCGCCTGCCGTGCCGAACGCGAGGAACAGATCCAGGGCATGGCCCGCCTGTTCTGGTTCACCGTGGAGTTCGGTCTGGTCAAGGAGGACGGGCAGGTGAAGGCGTACGGGAGCGGGCTGATCTCGTCGCACGCCGATTGCGCGAATGCCCTGGGCCCGAACTGCGAGCGGCGGCCGTTCTCGGTCGAGGCGGTGATGGGCCAGCCGGTCGAGATCGACCACGTGCAGGACGTGCTGTTCGTGATCGACACGTTCGGACTGCTCTTCCACGCGGCGCAAGAGGCGGCCGACGTCCTGGGGATTCCGAATGCCGTGTGA
- a CDS encoding DEAD/DEAH box helicase produces the protein MTWRATPAPEVRAAIAGRWLGAQGRDALGTVVLHPHQRAAAARLRTLLGEARGALLADPVGLGKTYTALSVARGSARLVVVAPAGLRTMWHDALAAAGVHARFVSYQALSRGALPPVADFVILDEAHHARNPATKRYGALAALCARPPVLLLSATPVHNRTDDLRAELALFLGHRAWTADEQELAHFVVKRDSTDGGAEDGAPALPRLGRVRWVEVGDDAAVLEAITRLPPPLPPRDGGDGGALLTISLARQWASSRAALRAALRRRLAQAEALGEALRAGRHPSRQELRAWSYADGVLQLAFPQLASDTVTVHAARLRRASQRHADAVAGFLHRLPSGLDPDAARAAALRRIRSAHPGARIVVFAEFAATVAAMYARLRPGGGIAMLTDRGGFVAGGRVTRRELLARFAPGGQATTAPAERVSMLITTDLLSEGVNLQDASVVVHADLPWSPARFEQRVGRVRRLASPHAEVHVYALRPPAPADRLLGLERRLRDKLAAAARAVGVRGTIMPALFSGVPFHVPPPQRVSACLDRLLEGWLRDRSAGEPADGPCVAAVYAATGGWLALVERQGRAELVADVGHDASDAPEAVLGAARLGEGTEAPVETPAVQAAIRRITAWVEEGEALGVLDLASGGAARARRRLLHRIDAIASRSPRHLRARQMPLAHDARRVATATFGAGAERVLEALADARMPDDAWLTAVRTFAELHVRDIHHGTPPVVRALLLLVPTSRLSAVAADPP, from the coding sequence ATGACCTGGCGCGCCACGCCGGCGCCCGAAGTGCGCGCCGCGATCGCCGGGCGCTGGCTCGGTGCGCAGGGTCGCGACGCGCTCGGGACGGTCGTTCTCCACCCACACCAACGCGCCGCCGCCGCGCGCCTGCGCACGCTGCTCGGTGAGGCGCGGGGGGCACTCCTTGCCGATCCAGTCGGCCTCGGCAAGACCTACACGGCCCTCTCCGTGGCACGCGGTTCGGCCCGACTCGTCGTCGTCGCGCCGGCCGGTCTGCGCACCATGTGGCACGATGCCCTCGCCGCCGCGGGGGTCCACGCCCGATTCGTCTCGTACCAGGCATTGAGCCGCGGCGCTCTTCCTCCCGTCGCCGACTTCGTGATCCTCGACGAGGCGCATCACGCGCGCAACCCCGCTACCAAACGGTACGGTGCCCTCGCCGCGCTGTGTGCGCGCCCCCCCGTCCTGCTCCTCTCGGCCACTCCGGTTCACAACCGCACCGACGACCTGCGCGCCGAACTGGCGCTATTCCTCGGCCACCGCGCGTGGACGGCCGACGAGCAGGAACTGGCGCACTTCGTCGTGAAGCGCGACAGCACGGACGGCGGCGCGGAAGATGGAGCGCCGGCATTGCCGCGGCTCGGCCGTGTGCGCTGGGTGGAGGTGGGCGACGACGCCGCCGTGCTCGAGGCAATCACCCGTCTGCCGCCGCCCCTTCCGCCGCGCGACGGCGGCGATGGCGGCGCCCTGCTCACGATCTCGCTGGCGCGGCAATGGGCATCGAGTCGGGCGGCGCTGCGGGCCGCGTTGCGCCGCCGGCTCGCCCAGGCCGAAGCCCTGGGCGAGGCGCTGCGCGCCGGCCGTCACCCGTCGCGACAGGAGCTACGCGCCTGGAGCTACGCCGACGGCGTGCTCCAACTCGCCTTTCCCCAGCTCGCCTCCGACACGGTCACCGTGCACGCCGCGCGGTTGCGGCGGGCCAGCCAACGCCATGCCGACGCGGTGGCCGGGTTCCTTCATCGGCTCCCGTCGGGCCTCGATCCCGACGCCGCACGCGCCGCCGCGCTGCGGCGCATCCGGTCCGCGCATCCCGGCGCTCGGATCGTGGTGTTCGCCGAGTTCGCCGCCACCGTGGCCGCGATGTATGCTCGCCTGCGTCCCGGTGGCGGCATCGCCATGCTCACCGACCGCGGCGGATTCGTGGCCGGCGGCCGTGTCACGCGCCGCGAACTACTGGCCCGGTTCGCACCCGGGGGACAGGCCACCACGGCGCCCGCCGAGCGCGTGTCGATGCTCATCACCACCGACCTGCTGAGCGAGGGCGTGAACCTGCAGGACGCGAGCGTGGTGGTGCACGCCGATCTGCCGTGGAGCCCGGCGCGATTCGAGCAGCGCGTGGGCCGCGTGCGCCGTCTTGCCTCGCCGCACGCGGAAGTGCACGTGTACGCGCTGCGCCCGCCGGCCCCGGCCGACCGGTTGCTCGGTCTGGAACGCCGGCTGCGCGACAAGCTCGCGGCCGCCGCTCGTGCGGTCGGCGTGCGAGGAACTATCATGCCCGCCCTCTTCTCCGGCGTCCCGTTCCACGTCCCCCCACCGCAACGCGTCAGCGCTTGCCTCGACCGTTTGCTCGAGGGTTGGCTGCGCGACCGCTCGGCCGGCGAACCTGCCGACGGCCCCTGCGTCGCCGCCGTATATGCCGCGACGGGTGGATGGCTGGCGCTCGTCGAGCGTCAGGGCCGGGCCGAATTGGTGGCCGACGTCGGCCACGACGCGAGCGATGCGCCCGAGGCCGTGCTCGGTGCGGCCCGCCTCGGCGAGGGGACCGAGGCGCCCGTCGAGACGCCGGCCGTGCAGGCCGCAATTCGCCGGATCACCGCGTGGGTCGAGGAGGGCGAGGCGCTCGGCGTGCTCGATCTGGCCAGTGGCGGGGCCGCGCGCGCCCGCCGGCGCCTGCTGCACCGCATCGATGCCATCGCATCGCGGAGCCCGCGGCACCTGCGCGCGCGCCAGATGCCGCTGGCCCACGACGCGCGGCGCGTCGCGACCGCCACCTTCGGGGCCGGCGCCGAGCGCGTGCTCGAGGCATTGGCCGACGCCCGCATGCCAGACGACGCATGGCTCACCGCCGTGCGCACCTTCGCCGAATTGCACGTGCGCGACATCCACCACGGAACGCCGCCGGTAGTCCGCGCCCTGCTCCTCCTCGTCCCTACTTCGCGCCTTTCGGCGGTTGCGGCGGACCCGCCGTGA